The following is a genomic window from Hyphomicrobiales bacterium.
CCGCAACCATGACATTGTGATCGTCGACACACCGCCGAAGTCCGACGTCGAGTCGCGTTCGGCGATCGAGGCGGCGGACCTCGTGGTCGTGCCCGTCCAGCCCACGCAGATCGATCTGTGGGCGACGGATCCCACCTTGCAGAATATCGCGCGCGAGGGCACGCCCTCGCTCATCGTCCTCAATCGTGTCGTGCAGCGCGCCGGCCTGACCGGCGAGATGATCGAGGCCATCCAGGCGTTGGGCAGGGATACGGCCGCCACCAGCCTCGGCAACCGGGTGGCCTTCGCGGCCAGCATTGGGCGGGGGCTCAGCGTCCAGGAGATCGAGCCCGCCGGCAAGGGCGCGCAGGAAATCGCCGCCTTAACCGGTGAAATCCATCAGAGGCTGACCTCAACCTGAGGCCGTCCGGCAGAGGTCAATCAGGCTGAAAACGGTCAGGCCGGGGACAGGCCGACGCGTCCCCACCCCGGCAACTTCAGGGCAGGGCGCCGGATATCGAGACCGGCGACGAGCCCGAGACAATTGATCTCGATGCCCTCGATCCACGCCACGGTGACCCCCAGGGCGCCCAGCACGGACAATTGCACACCGCTGCGGCTCGGCGCGAGGCCCGCGAACAGGCCGCCGTTGAGCCAGCCATCCGTGCGGAAGTCCTTGCCCAGCGCGGTCGGCAACAGCGCGCCCGCAAGCTGTGGCACCTGCGTCGCCAGATACGACACGAAGGTATTGGAGTTCGGGCCCGGCCATGCCGCATAGCTGCCGGAAGCGGCATGCGGATAGGCGGAAATAGCCGCTTCGATGCGCGGAATGAGCGCCTGCGCGTCCGGCCCACGCAGCGAGAACAGGATGCTGGGCTCGTTGCCGAACCAGCGGGCGTCGGCCTCGCGATGGTTGGTTCTGACCGGATTGCCCCAGCCCACCACGTCGTAGCGGGAATAACGCGCCGCACCCGCCTGTTTCAGTACGACCCAGCTATGATGCGCCACGATGCCTCGCCAGCGCCCGACCCGCGCGGCGAGTACGTGGATGACTGCTTCAGGCTCGGCGGCTGCCTCCGGCAGGATGCGCGCGGATGTCCAGTCGGCGTCGGACCAGGAACGGGGCCAGCCCCTCTCGTGCCACCACGCCGCATGGGTGGCAAGCGGGATCAGGAACAGGAGGAGGATCAGGAGGGCGGCGCGCTTGATCAAGGCGTGCCCCTTCGCAGCACGGCGTTACAGGAGAGGACCGGACAGGCGCAGGACATTCTCGACGAACCGCTCCATGAAAGGTCGCGCGGACCAACTGCTCCCTTTGAGCAACTCGGAGTCCGAGATGTATGTTTCCTGCAAGCGACGCAATGTCCTCGCGAAATCTTGATCGTAGACGAACAGCGCGACTTCATAGTTGAGCCACAAGCTGCGCATGTCGAGATTGACGGTGCCGAACATAGCGAGCGCCCCGTCTGCGGTAATCGACTTGGTGTGCAGAAGTCCGCCTTTGTAAAGGTAGACATTCACGCCCATCTCGAGAAGTTCATCGTAATAGGAGCGACTGGCGTATCGGCTGAGCAGAGAGTCGACCTTCTCGGGAAGGATAAGCGAGACTTTCACGCCGCGGCCGGATGCTGCGCGCAAGGCTCGCAACAATGACTCGTCGGGCACGAAATAGGGCGTGGTCAGAACGAGTTCGGATGTGGCGGCGCTCACCAGCGCGAGCAGCATGAGCAGAAGCCCATCGCCCGTCTCGCCGGGGCCGGAGGCGACAACCTGCATCGCCGCGCCCGGCATCTGCCCGTCCGGCTTGGGCTCGTCGTTGGCCCCATCGCCGGCAAGCGCATCGGCTGTTGTCGCGGGGGTGAGGACCATCTGTGGGCGGGGCGTGAGAATGAGGGGTTTGTCGCCGGTCTCGAGCGACCAGTCCCCGACCATCACGGCAGCCAGCGAGGTCACCACGCCGCCTTCCAGGCGGACCATGGCATCGACCCATTCGCCGACGCCGGCATCCTGTTTGAAGAAGGCAGGATCGACGAGATTCATGCTGCCTGTCCAGGCGATGGCCTGGTCGATTACGACCACCTTGCGGTGGAGTCTGAGATCCGTGCGGCCGACGGCGCTGCGCAGGAGGCCGACGGGCAACGCCTCGCGCAGTTCGACGCCGGCCTCGCGCAGCCGCTGGGGCTGATCCGTTTTCCACCAGGGCCGCGCGCCCAGCGCATCGATGAGGACGCGGCAGCTCACGCCACGCTCCGCCGCCCGAACGAGCGCCGCCAGGATTTCGTCCGCCTTCCCGCCGGCGTTCCAGATGTAGAACTCCATCAGGATACTGGTTTTCGCGCCGTCGATGTCCCGGGCAATCCTGTCGAGGATTTCATCGGTACCGGAGAGGAGCGTGAAAGCGTTGTCCTTCGTCAGGCTGCTGCCGGCGGTGAGAAGGCCGAGATGGTGGATGCCGTTGGCGCTCGGCGGAAGGTCTGACCAGTCGATCTCCGGCGCGACATCGCTGTCGGTCTGGTCCGCATCGCTCTCATAGACTTGGCGCAGGTGCTGGAAGCCGCGCGAGCGGCGGCCGCTGATGCGGCGATTGCCGATGAGGAAATAGAGAAGGGGACCAACGAAGGGCAGGAGCGCGATCAGGAGCAGCCACGCAAGCGCCACGCCCGTGGCCGGACGCTTCATGATCACGTGGATGGAAATCCCCGCGATGACCGCGCCATGTGTCAGCCAAATGAGATTGGCCGGATCAAGAAAGGTCAAATCACAGGCACCCTGTCATAGTGTAATGGCACGACGCGCAAACATCCCTGTTGGCTGGCTATTCATAGGCTATCAGCGCAAGCAAGGCAGTTGCAAAAATCAAACGGCATAATAGGAAGCTTTTTTCGTCGTTGGATAAGCATTTGGCCATGTGCGCGCTGTCAGTCGTCAATCCCGCGGGGCGACGCATTGCTTCGGGCGAGAAGACGGTGGAGGTGCGTCGCTGGATACCATCCCTCAAGCCAGCCGATGACCTGCTGATTGTGGAGAACGGTCGTTATCTCCGTCAGGAGGGCGATGAGGATGTTGACGGACGAGCGGTTGCAATCGTCCGGGTGAAGGCGGTTCGCCCCTTCGTGATGGCGGATATGGAAGCTGCCTGCGCCTCATATTTCGAGGAAGGGTGGTGGGCCTGGGATCTGGTGGACCTCCGGCCCCTATCTCGGCGCGCGACCGTCCGCGCGGCCCGCGGCATTTATCGCGTCGCCTTGCCGGCTGAATGATCAGGTGACGAGGGGCTACTCGAAGCGTTTCGCACCACGAAAAAATATTGATGAACAGAGCGTTAAAGCGGTCCCCTGGCGCTGGGCTGCCATGCTGAATTGTAATAACCCAAAAGGCGCGGAGCGTGCATGATAGGGCGTCCAGGGAACGTCCAGAGGTGAGCGGCGAAAGCCGTCTCCAGCAATTGCCGTGATACTGTCAACGCAAGCGCGCGGAATGCTCTATGCCGTGCTCGCCAATCTCGTCTTCGCCGGCTGCGATACGGTCGTAAAGCTTCTTTCGACCCGCCATCCGGTATTTCAGATCATCACGATGCAGGCCTGCGTGGCATCCGTCGTTGTGCTTCTGATCTTTATGCGCGGCGGCTATATCGCCAAAAGAAGCGGGCTTGTTCACGATCGGCATGTCCGGAATCCCAAGCTTCTGGCATTGCGGGGACTTCTCGCTGGTATCGGATCGACGGCCGGCCTTTACGCCTTTTCCTTGCTTCCGCTTGCTGATGTCTATGCGATAACTTTCGCATCGCCGCTTTTGGTGACCATGGCATCTGTTGTTATCTTGCGGGAGGAGGTCGGCATTCGGCGCTGGGCGGCCGTGATCGCGGGCCTCATCGGCATTCTCATCATGGTCCGACCGGGATATGCGGCGGTCAATATGGGCCATATCGCGGCCTTCATCAGCATCTTCGTGTCGACGGCGGTGGTGCTGATCATGCGGTCCATCGGCGCCACCGAAAGCCGCAACATGATGGTGGGCGCCGTGCTCGCCGGCCAGCTGATGGCCGGAATACCCGGCACCTTCCTCTGGTTTTCCCCGCCTTCGGCTTTCGACATCGGCCTTGTGGTCATCGGCGGTCTTCTCAATGTCGCGGCCCAGTTCCTCTTTCTCGAAGCCCTGCGGCTCGCGCCGGCCTCCAGCGTCGCGCCGATGCAATACACCAAGCTGGTCTGGGCGCTGATTGTGGGCGCGCTGCTGTTCGGGGATCTGCCGACGGTCCACATGCTGCTCGGCGCCGCCATCGTCATCGCGTCCGTGCTCTACATGTTCCATCGCGAGCGCAAGCGGGGGGTCGCCCCAAGTGTAGCCTGAACGGGAATGCGTAGCCTGAACGGGAATGCGTAGCCTGAACGGGCGCGGGTGGCCTGAACCGCCTATGCCTTTCCGCTTGATCGCGTGCCGGCAGCCAGTATCGTGCGGCCATGAGCGACAGCATGACGGGTCACGACTTCGCGGGTGAAGGTCTCGCGACGAATATCCAGGAATGGACGGTATCGAGCCTGTCCGGTGCCCTGAAGCGGACGCTGGAGGATGCCTTCGGCCATGTCCGTCTCAAGGGCGAGGTGTCCGGCTATCGCGGACCGCATTCCTCCGGCCACTGCTATTTCGCCTTGAAGGACGAGGGCGCCAAGCTCGAGGCCGTGATCTGGAAGGGTGTCTTCAACCGGCTCAAGATCAAGCCGCAGGAAGGTCTCGAAGTGGTCGTCACCGGCCGCATCACCACCTTCCCCGGTTCCTCGAAATACCAGATCATCGTCGAGAGCATCGAGCCGGCCGGCGTCGGCGCGCTGATGGCCATTCTCGAGGAACGCCGGCGCAAGCTCGCCGCCGAGGGATTGTTCGACGAGGCGCGCAAGCAGCTTCTGCCGTTCCTGCCCACCGTCATCGGCGTCGTCACCTCGCCGACCGGTGCCGTCATCCGCGATATCCTCCACCGGCTGGAGGATCGTTTTCCGAGCCATGTGCTCGTCTGGCCCGTGCGCGTGCAGGGCGAAACCAGCGCGGCGGAGGTGGCGGCCGCCATCAACGGCTTCAACACGCTCCCCGCCGGTGGCGCCATCCCCCGGCCCGACGTCATCATCGTCGCGCGCGGGGGCGGCTCGCTGGAGGACCTGTGGTCGTTCAATGACGAGGCGGTCGTGCGCGCCGCCGCCGACAGCGACATCCCGCTCGTCTCGGCGGTGGGCCATGAGACGGACTGGACACTCATCGACTACGCGGCCGATCTGCGCTGCCCCACGCCAACCGGTGCGGCGGAGAAGGTCGTGCCCGTGCGTCGCGACCTCGCGCTGCGTCTCGCCGATCTCGGCCGCCGGCATGGCGAGGCGATGGCGCGACTCGGCGAGCGTCGGCGGACCGATTTGCGCAGCCTGGCGCGAGCCTTGCGCCGGCCGGAGGATCTCGTCGCCGCGCCGCGCCAGCGGCTCGATCTCGCCGCCGGCAAGCTTGTCCATGGCTTGCGCATCAATGCCCGCCGGCATGAAGTTGCGCTCGGCGCGCTCGCCCAGCGTCTTCTGCGCCTGTCACCCCATCTGCAGCTGGAGCAGTCGCGCGCGCGGCTGGCGCGGGCGGGGCAGCAACTCGACCGCTGTTTCGCGGCCAACAGCCATCGCTATGCCCAGGCGTTCATGCGCGTGGCGGGTCGATTGTCGAGCCAGGGGCTCCGGCACAAGGTCGATCGCGGCCGTGATCGGCTTGTGCTCGCAGGCAGCCGTCTCGACGAGATGGCACCCGAGATCGTGACGCGGCGTCGCAAGCAGCTTGAAAGCGTTTGGAAACTGATCGACAGTCTGGGCCACAAGGGAGTTCTGGCCAGGGGGTACGCGCTTGTGCTGGACGAGGCGCGCCATCCTGTCCGCAGTGCGAGCGCGGTCGCGGCGGGCATGCCGTTGACGATCATGCTATCCGATGGCGATATCGGCGCCGTTGCGGTCGATAGCGCGGAGGGGCCCGGCAAGGGAACGGGCGGAGTGGCTCGTGGCGGTCGCACCGCGCCGCGAAAGGCGGGTGAGGCGGTGGCAAAGGCCGGACCGGACACACAGAGCAGCCTGTTCGACGACACCTGATCTCGCGACCTATGTAGCAAGGGCGTAACCATGAACCGGCATGACTATCGCTTCAACGGGAACGGCGAGGCGAGCCTGCAATATCTCGATGCGGATTTTCGCGTGCTGAAGCCCGGCAGCTATGTGGTCTGCGCTGTCACGGGCGAGCGCATTCCGCTCGACAAGCTCCGCTATTGGAGTGTCGATCGGCAGGAGGCCTATGCCTCGCCCGAGGCTGTGCTGGAACGCCACAAGGCTCTGCGGCTGGCTTAGCGGGGCCTCTTCCGGCCCTTCTTCGTCTTGCGCAGCCAGCCTGACACGAATGCAGCGAGGCCCGCTTCGTCGTCGGGCATGAAGCGCACCGGCAACACCACGAGGCCGGGCAGATGAGCGATATCGTCGCCGAGACGCGCGCGGTCCTTCTCCGTCGTGACGAGCAGGGCGTCGAGAGCCTGAGCACGGGCCGCCAACGCTCTCAGGTCCGCGGGGGTGTAGGGTTGGTGATCACCGAATGGCGCTTCGTCAACGACCTCCGCTCCGATGGACCGCAGCGTCGCGAAAAACTTCTCTGGCCTGCCGATCCCGGCGAAGGCCGCGACACGCTTGCCGCGCAAGCGGGCAGCTGCCCCTGCGTCGGGCACGAGTTCCCCGCTGAAGATCGGGCGATGGCGGGCAACGTCCATGACCGCCGCGCGGGCTGGGCCGCGCCCGACCATGATGAAGGCATCGACATGGGGCAATTGGACGGGCAGGGGGGCGCGCAGGGGGCCGGCCGGAACGCAGAGCCGGTTTCCGAACCCAGCCTCACCATCAACAACGGCGAAAGTGACGGTCTTGGCCAGCGAGGGGTTTTGCAGCCCGTCGTCCATCACGATGACCGACGCGCCCTCGGCCTTGGCCAGGGCAGCGCCCGCCGGCCGGTCACGCGATACCACCACGGGCAGGTGGCGGGCGATAATCAGGGGCTCGTCACCGACGGCCTCCGCGTCATGGGTGCCGGGTGTGACGACGACCGGGCCGGGAAGATGTCCGCCATAGCCGCGGCTCAGCACATGCGGCGTTTCCTGGCGGGCGCTGAGCAGATCCGCGATAGCGATGGCGACGGGTGTCTTGCCAGCGCCCCCGGCCGTCAGATTACCGATGCAGATGACGGGGCAGGGTGGTTTCGCGCCGGAACGCCCCATGCGACGCGCCGTGATCGCGCCGTAGATGAAGCCGATCGGCTGTAGAAGGCGGGCGAGGAACGAGGGTCGCGCGCGCCACCAGAACGACGGCGTGCGCATCAGTCGGCCGCCATCCGGCAGGCGCAGGACGGCAAGGCTCTAGCCATCATGCGCGCGCTTCCAGATGCATCTGCAGGATGTAAGGCTCGATCGCGTTCATGGTGCGCTCGACCGCGCCGCCGAGCTCCTCCACCGTGGCCGCCGCCGCCCGCGCCATCGAGCGGGTGCGCGCGGCATCCGAGAACAGCAATGAGAGCGCGCGCGCCAGGCTTTCCTCGTCCGAGATCGGCATGGCGCCGTCGCGACGGTCTATGGCCGCATAGACATCCGCGAAATTATGCACATAGGGGCCGTGGAGGATCGCCGTGCCAAGCTTGGCGGGTTCGATGGGGTTCTGGCCGCCGAGTGGCACCAGCGAGCGCCCGATGAAGGCGACCGTGGCCAGGCGGTAGAACAGGCCAAGCTCACCAATCGTATCGGCGATGTAGATGTCCGTATGCCGGTCGGGCAGAAGGCCGTGGGAGCGTTGCGCAACGG
Proteins encoded in this region:
- a CDS encoding Chromosome (plasmid) partitioning protein ParA, translated to MAMEGRIITLAQQKGGSGKTTLAAHLAVAFARLGRAVAILDVDPQGSLGQWFERRETHFGPDAIDISFGTASGWGARREARGFARNHDIVIVDTPPKSDVESRSAIEAADLVVVPVQPTQIDLWATDPTLQNIAREGTPSLIVLNRVVQRAGLTGEMIEAIQALGRDTAATSLGNRVAFAASIGRGLSVQEIEPAGKGAQEIAALTGEIHQRLTST
- a CDS encoding conserved exported hypothetical protein (Evidence 4 : Unknown function but conserved in other organisms) translates to MIKRAALLILLLFLIPLATHAAWWHERGWPRSWSDADWTSARILPEAAAEPEAVIHVLAARVGRWRGIVAHHSWVVLKQAGAARYSRYDVVGWGNPVRTNHREADARWFGNEPSILFSLRGPDAQALIPRIEAAISAYPHAASGSYAAWPGPNSNTFVSYLATQVPQLAGALLPTALGKDFRTDGWLNGGLFAGLAPSRSGVQLSVLGALGVTVAWIEGIEINCLGLVAGLDIRRPALKLPGWGRVGLSPA
- the clsA gene encoding Cardiolipin synthase A, which encodes MTFLDPANLIWLTHGAVIAGISIHVIMKRPATGVALAWLLLIALLPFVGPLLYFLIGNRRISGRRSRGFQHLRQVYESDADQTDSDVAPEIDWSDLPPSANGIHHLGLLTAGSSLTKDNAFTLLSGTDEILDRIARDIDGAKTSILMEFYIWNAGGKADEILAALVRAAERGVSCRVLIDALGARPWWKTDQPQRLREAGVELREALPVGLLRSAVGRTDLRLHRKVVVIDQAIAWTGSMNLVDPAFFKQDAGVGEWVDAMVRLEGGVVTSLAAVMVGDWSLETGDKPLILTPRPQMVLTPATTADALAGDGANDEPKPDGQMPGAAMQVVASGPGETGDGLLLMLLALVSAATSELVLTTPYFVPDESLLRALRAASGRGVKVSLILPEKVDSLLSRYASRSYYDELLEMGVNVYLYKGGLLHTKSITADGALAMFGTVNLDMRSLWLNYEVALFVYDQDFARTLRRLQETYISDSELLKGSSWSARPFMERFVENVLRLSGPLL
- a CDS encoding ASCH domain-containing protein, whose product is MDKHLAMCALSVVNPAGRRIASGEKTVEVRRWIPSLKPADDLLIVENGRYLRQEGDEDVDGRAVAIVRVKAVRPFVMADMEAACASYFEEGWWAWDLVDLRPLSRRATVRAARGIYRVALPAE
- a CDS encoding EamA-like transporter family protein; amino-acid sequence: MLYAVLANLVFAGCDTVVKLLSTRHPVFQIITMQACVASVVVLLIFMRGGYIAKRSGLVHDRHVRNPKLLALRGLLAGIGSTAGLYAFSLLPLADVYAITFASPLLVTMASVVILREEVGIRRWAAVIAGLIGILIMVRPGYAAVNMGHIAAFISIFVSTAVVLIMRSIGATESRNMMVGAVLAGQLMAGIPGTFLWFSPPSAFDIGLVVIGGLLNVAAQFLFLEALRLAPASSVAPMQYTKLVWALIVGALLFGDLPTVHMLLGAAIVIASVLYMFHRERKRGVAPSVA
- the xseA gene encoding Exodeoxyribonuclease 7 large subunit, with protein sequence MTGHDFAGEGLATNIQEWTVSSLSGALKRTLEDAFGHVRLKGEVSGYRGPHSSGHCYFALKDEGAKLEAVIWKGVFNRLKIKPQEGLEVVVTGRITTFPGSSKYQIIVESIEPAGVGALMAILEERRRKLAAEGLFDEARKQLLPFLPTVIGVVTSPTGAVIRDILHRLEDRFPSHVLVWPVRVQGETSAAEVAAAINGFNTLPAGGAIPRPDVIIVARGGGSLEDLWSFNDEAVVRAAADSDIPLVSAVGHETDWTLIDYAADLRCPTPTGAAEKVVPVRRDLALRLADLGRRHGEAMARLGERRRTDLRSLARALRRPEDLVAAPRQRLDLAAGKLVHGLRINARRHEVALGALAQRLLRLSPHLQLEQSRARLARAGQQLDRCFAANSHRYAQAFMRVAGRLSSQGLRHKVDRGRDRLVLAGSRLDEMAPEIVTRRRKQLESVWKLIDSLGHKGVLARGYALVLDEARHPVRSASAVAAGMPLTIMLSDGDIGAVAVDSAEGPGKGTGGVARGGRTAPRKAGEAVAKAGPDTQSSLFDDT
- a CDS encoding conserved hypothetical protein (Evidence 4 : Unknown function but conserved in other organisms) encodes the protein MNRHDYRFNGNGEASLQYLDADFRVLKPGSYVVCAVTGERIPLDKLRYWSVDRQEAYASPEAVLERHKALRLA
- the lpxK gene encoding Tetraacyldisaccharide 4'-kinase, whose amino-acid sequence is MRTPSFWWRARPSFLARLLQPIGFIYGAITARRMGRSGAKPPCPVICIGNLTAGGAGKTPVAIAIADLLSARQETPHVLSRGYGGHLPGPVVVTPGTHDAEAVGDEPLIIARHLPVVVSRDRPAGAALAKAEGASVIVMDDGLQNPSLAKTVTFAVVDGEAGFGNRLCVPAGPLRAPLPVQLPHVDAFIMVGRGPARAAVMDVARHRPIFSGELVPDAGAAARLRGKRVAAFAGIGRPEKFFATLRSIGAEVVDEAPFGDHQPYTPADLRALAARAQALDALLVTTEKDRARLGDDIAHLPGLVVLPVRFMPDDEAGLAAFVSGWLRKTKKGRKRPR